One region of Pseudomonas sp. ABC1 genomic DNA includes:
- a CDS encoding SDR family oxidoreductase — MKCAFVTGATGLLGNNTVRALLQRQIKVKALVRSPQKARQQFGDLPVEWIQGDLLDVDAFSHHLNGCDALFHTAAYFRDSYKGGKHWQILHDTNVLGTERLLQAAYDAGIRRAVHVSSIAVLKGERGELIDESMSRPEEGADDYYRSKILSEQKVREFLASHPDMFVAMVLPGWMFGPGDIGPTSSGQFLLDFINQKLPGVLPGSFSVVDARDVAEHQIAAITHGRSGERYLAAGMHMDMSSIFKALSLVSGVPAPERKVPLFMLRLIALFYEGYHRLTRKPVLISTSTVKLMGEERDRTHFSHEKSQRELGCQFRPVEMTLLDTLQWYRQHGYTSTHGA, encoded by the coding sequence ATGAAATGTGCATTCGTCACGGGCGCAACCGGTTTATTGGGAAACAATACGGTTCGTGCACTTCTGCAACGCCAGATCAAAGTAAAGGCACTGGTACGCTCACCCCAGAAAGCCCGCCAACAATTCGGAGACTTGCCTGTCGAGTGGATTCAAGGCGACTTGCTGGATGTCGATGCATTCAGCCATCACTTGAACGGCTGCGATGCACTGTTCCATACGGCCGCTTACTTCCGCGACAGTTACAAAGGTGGCAAGCACTGGCAGATCCTGCATGACACCAATGTCCTGGGCACCGAGCGCCTGTTGCAGGCCGCTTACGACGCTGGCATACGCCGTGCCGTGCATGTGTCCTCGATTGCCGTGCTCAAGGGTGAAAGGGGCGAACTGATCGACGAGAGCATGTCGCGCCCCGAAGAAGGCGCCGACGACTACTACCGCAGCAAGATCCTCTCCGAGCAGAAGGTCCGTGAGTTCCTGGCCAGCCATCCCGACATGTTCGTCGCCATGGTGCTGCCCGGCTGGATGTTCGGCCCCGGCGACATCGGCCCGACCTCCTCGGGGCAGTTCCTGCTCGACTTCATCAACCAGAAACTGCCCGGCGTATTGCCCGGCAGCTTCTCGGTGGTCGATGCCCGGGACGTCGCCGAACACCAGATCGCCGCCATCACCCATGGCCGCAGCGGCGAACGCTACCTGGCGGCAGGCATGCACATGGATATGTCCAGCATCTTCAAGGCGCTGTCACTGGTCAGTGGTGTGCCGGCGCCCGAGCGCAAGGTCCCGCTGTTCATGCTGCGCCTGATCGCCTTGTTTTATGAGGGCTACCACCGTCTGACACGCAAGCCGGTGCTGATCAGCACGTCCACCGTGAAGCTCATGGGCGAAGAGCGGGACCGCACCCACTTCAGCCACGAGAAGAGCCAACGTGAACTCGGCTGCCAGTTCCGCCCGGTGGAAATGACGCTGCTCGATACCCTGCAATGGTATCGCCAGCATGGCTACACCTCGACCCACGGCGCCTGA
- a CDS encoding TetR/AcrR family transcriptional regulator, protein MIKKRMGREEKQQLTREKLFESAIELMVSKGFHAASVSDIAESAGFSKGAFFSNFTSKADLLVCLAQRFKGVEIERLSAAINSGASVDELGQGLSLYIDNLKNNKACVILDVELQLIAARDEAFARYYRDLHQQNSEALGTLIERIFNHAGKRIPLERAVLAMVFTSLAEGLVLQGHEDPAREIKLILSMMIDTAPAL, encoded by the coding sequence ATGATTAAAAAGAGAATGGGGCGGGAAGAGAAACAACAACTAACACGCGAGAAACTGTTCGAATCGGCTATCGAACTAATGGTCAGCAAAGGCTTTCATGCCGCCAGTGTCAGCGATATTGCGGAAAGTGCCGGTTTCTCGAAAGGGGCATTCTTTTCCAACTTCACCAGCAAGGCGGATTTGCTGGTGTGCCTGGCCCAGCGCTTCAAGGGCGTCGAGATCGAACGCCTGAGTGCGGCGATCAACTCGGGGGCGTCGGTGGATGAACTGGGGCAGGGGCTGAGCCTGTACATCGACAACCTGAAGAACAACAAGGCTTGCGTCATCCTCGATGTCGAACTGCAACTGATCGCCGCGCGCGACGAAGCGTTCGCCCGCTATTACCGCGACCTGCATCAACAGAACAGCGAAGCCCTGGGCACCCTGATCGAGCGCATCTTCAACCACGCGGGTAAACGAATTCCGCTGGAGCGTGCCGTGCTGGCGATGGTCTTCACCTCCCTGGCCGAAGGGCTGGTGCTGCAAGGGCACGAGGACCCCGCGCGGGAGATCAAGCTGATCCTGAGCATGATGATCGACACTGCGCCGGCGCTTTGA
- a CDS encoding nitroreductase family protein: MSNSFLDTLKTRRSQYALGKNLPLPQEDVTALIQEAIKLSPSSFNSQSSRAVILFASQSDKFWGFVKDELRKIVPADAFAATEAKIDSFAAGAGTVLFYEDQEVVTGLQQQFPSYADNFPIWSEQASGIAQFAVWTALANAQIGASLQHYNPLPDAAVAAEWNLPASWKLRAQMPFGSNEGGFGDKAFIDDSQRFRVFA, from the coding sequence ATGAGCAACAGCTTCCTCGATACCCTCAAGACCCGCCGCAGCCAATATGCACTGGGCAAGAACCTGCCCCTGCCGCAGGAAGACGTCACCGCACTGATTCAGGAAGCGATCAAGCTTTCCCCTTCCTCGTTCAACTCCCAGAGCTCGCGTGCCGTGATCCTCTTCGCCAGCCAGAGCGACAAGTTCTGGGGCTTCGTCAAGGACGAGCTGCGCAAGATCGTCCCTGCCGACGCCTTCGCCGCCACCGAAGCCAAGATCGACAGCTTTGCCGCGGGCGCAGGCACGGTCCTGTTCTATGAAGATCAGGAGGTCGTCACCGGTCTGCAGCAACAATTCCCGAGCTACGCGGACAACTTCCCGATCTGGTCCGAGCAAGCCAGCGGTATCGCCCAGTTCGCCGTCTGGACAGCCCTGGCCAACGCGCAGATCGGCGCCAGCCTGCAACACTACAACCCACTGCCCGACGCCGCCGTAGCCGCCGAGTGGAACCTGCCGGCGTCCTGGAAACTGCGTGCGCAGATGCCTTTCGGCTCCAACGAAGGTGGTTTCGGTGACAAGGCCTTCATCGACGACAGCCAGCGTTTCCGCGTTTTCGCCTGA
- a CDS encoding MHYT domain-containing protein: MAVFEHFFIDAMSAGSHHLEVHGHHHAGLVLLSLLVSIFSATMALQTAKLALRANSGLHRHVAISTGSFALGGGIWAMHFIGMLAFELPTHVHYDTALTLLSIIPAWGASWLALRMLSYRSISPVQLAASGTLIGLGIGAMHYSGMAAMNTSLQMRYEPLTFGLSIVLAICLAILSLWVRYRLSETRLSSPQRLYISGTVMGLAIASMHYTGMAAVRFSGTPGTPEIAIEFNPVFVSVALSTFTITVTVLVSAVNGLIRSRELYRQVEESQSRLHAILDTAVDGIITIDSHGLIQSVNRSVERMLGWTPEELVGRNVSMLMPEPDRSRHDGYLHNYQSSGVAKIIGTGREVTAQRKDGSLMPMRLAVGRVDLPDELLFVGFITDITDRHALEASLRETAERAEQAAAAKGFFLANMSHEIRTPMNAVIGFTELLLQGELNTTQRSHLNTVRQSARSLLGLLNDILDSTRLEKGGMVLETIDFSLRELAWQIAASLRLGAQSKNLDLTVDYPESMGEFFRGDPLRIQQILTNLLGNAIKFTERGRVELLFSEDDGRVHIQVRDTGIGMTAPQIASIFTPFTQADASISRRFGGTGLGTTIARQLIELMDGSIEIESSPGEGSTFHVYLPLPVGRRPTVAVVEEGVRALPQLSVLVADDVPQNLELLRLMLEQGGHRVQMVVDGEEAVSLYTTERFDLILMDVHMPGCDGLQATRRIRQYEREHNRHPTPIIALTASVMSEDRSAARSAGMNGFAVKPLDESRLLAEIARVLALGTSALQARAGDEVSGHEVVALIDWQAGISLWGSQARLVKALRAFLGEISERYPLPESGQANIDWLQTLFSLHSIRGAAGNLALPGVASLAGELERQVKAGGNEAVLPEIARLRELLGAASQELRAYAVQEEVTALAGAPAPSGDSLLANLHELLACLARNELNPQVLDAVCDALDQDGDALRNAVDAFEFQQAHALLAQVIATRTDTEGSREPV, translated from the coding sequence ATGGCAGTATTCGAGCATTTCTTCATCGATGCGATGTCGGCGGGCAGTCATCATCTGGAGGTGCATGGACACCATCATGCGGGTCTGGTCCTGCTGTCCCTGCTGGTCTCGATCTTTTCCGCGACCATGGCGCTGCAGACCGCCAAGCTCGCCTTGCGTGCCAACAGTGGGCTGCACCGGCATGTTGCCATCAGTACCGGCTCGTTCGCCCTGGGTGGGGGCATCTGGGCCATGCATTTCATCGGCATGCTGGCCTTCGAACTGCCGACCCATGTCCACTACGACACGGCGCTGACGCTGCTATCGATCATTCCGGCCTGGGGTGCCTCCTGGCTGGCGCTGCGCATGCTGTCTTATCGCAGTATCAGCCCGGTGCAGCTGGCCGCCAGCGGTACGCTGATCGGGCTGGGCATCGGCGCCATGCACTACAGCGGCATGGCGGCGATGAACACCTCGCTGCAGATGCGCTACGAGCCGCTGACCTTCGGCCTTTCCATCGTGCTGGCGATCTGCCTGGCCATTCTCTCGCTGTGGGTGCGCTACCGCTTGAGCGAGACGCGCCTGAGCAGCCCCCAGCGCCTGTATATCAGTGGCACGGTGATGGGGCTGGCCATTGCCAGCATGCACTACACCGGCATGGCGGCGGTGCGCTTCAGCGGCACGCCGGGCACCCCCGAGATCGCCATCGAGTTCAACCCGGTCTTCGTTTCCGTGGCGCTGTCCACTTTCACCATCACCGTGACTGTGCTGGTTTCCGCCGTGAACGGGCTGATTCGCTCCCGCGAGCTGTACCGGCAGGTGGAAGAAAGCCAGTCGCGCCTGCATGCCATCCTCGATACGGCGGTGGACGGCATCATCACCATCGACAGTCACGGCCTGATCCAGAGCGTCAATCGCTCTGTGGAGCGCATGCTCGGCTGGACACCCGAGGAACTGGTCGGTCGCAATGTCAGCATGCTGATGCCGGAGCCGGACCGTTCCCGGCATGACGGTTACCTGCACAACTACCAGTCTTCCGGCGTGGCGAAGATCATCGGCACCGGCCGCGAGGTCACGGCGCAGCGCAAGGATGGCAGCCTGATGCCGATGCGCCTGGCGGTAGGGCGGGTCGATCTGCCCGACGAGTTGCTGTTCGTCGGCTTCATCACCGACATCACCGATCGCCATGCGCTGGAAGCCTCGCTGCGCGAGACCGCCGAACGCGCCGAACAGGCCGCCGCCGCGAAAGGCTTCTTCCTGGCCAATATGAGCCACGAGATCCGCACGCCGATGAATGCCGTCATTGGTTTCACCGAGCTGCTGCTGCAAGGCGAACTCAACACGACCCAGCGCAGCCACCTCAACACTGTGCGTCAGTCGGCGCGCTCATTGCTCGGCCTGCTCAACGACATCCTCGACAGCACCCGTCTGGAGAAGGGCGGCATGGTGCTGGAAACCATCGATTTTTCGCTGCGCGAGCTGGCCTGGCAGATCGCGGCCTCGCTGCGCCTGGGTGCCCAGTCGAAGAACCTCGACCTGACCGTCGACTACCCGGAAAGCATGGGCGAGTTCTTTCGCGGCGATCCGCTGCGCATCCAGCAGATACTGACCAACCTGCTGGGCAATGCGATCAAGTTTACCGAGCGTGGTCGCGTCGAGCTGCTGTTCAGCGAGGACGACGGCCGTGTGCACATCCAGGTGCGTGACACCGGCATCGGCATGACTGCGCCGCAGATTGCCTCGATCTTCACGCCCTTCACCCAGGCGGATGCATCCATCAGCCGGCGTTTCGGCGGGACAGGCCTGGGGACCACCATCGCCCGGCAACTGATCGAGCTGATGGACGGCAGCATCGAGATCGAGAGCAGCCCTGGCGAAGGCAGCACCTTCCATGTCTACCTGCCGTTGCCTGTCGGACGCCGACCCACCGTCGCCGTCGTCGAGGAAGGCGTTCGGGCGTTGCCGCAGTTGAGTGTCCTGGTGGCTGATGACGTGCCGCAGAACCTGGAGCTGCTTCGCCTGATGCTGGAGCAGGGCGGGCACCGTGTGCAGATGGTGGTCGATGGCGAAGAGGCGGTGAGCCTCTACACGACCGAGCGCTTCGACCTGATCCTGATGGATGTGCACATGCCGGGCTGCGATGGCCTTCAGGCCACGCGGCGCATCCGTCAGTACGAGCGCGAACACAATCGCCATCCGACACCGATCATCGCCCTGACCGCCAGTGTCATGAGCGAGGACCGCAGCGCGGCCCGCAGTGCCGGCATGAACGGTTTCGCCGTGAAGCCGCTGGACGAGTCCCGCCTGCTGGCGGAAATCGCCAGGGTGCTGGCACTCGGTACATCCGCGTTGCAGGCGCGTGCAGGGGATGAAGTCAGCGGCCATGAGGTCGTGGCCCTGATCGACTGGCAGGCCGGTATTTCCCTGTGGGGCTCGCAGGCGCGGCTGGTCAAGGCGCTGCGGGCTTTCCTTGGCGAAATCAGCGAGCGTTATCCCTTGCCCGAATCCGGGCAGGCGAACATCGACTGGTTGCAGACGCTGTTCAGCCTGCACAGCATTCGCGGTGCGGCCGGCAACCTGGCACTGCCCGGCGTGGCTTCGCTGGCCGGTGAGCTGGAGCGTCAGGTCAAGGCCGGTGGCAATGAAGCGGTACTGCCCGAAATCGCCCGCCTGCGCGAGCTGCTGGGCGCCGCCAGCCAGGAGCTTCGCGCCTATGCGGTGCAGGAGGAGGTGACGGCCCTGGCCGGTGCCCCCGCGCCTTCGGGCGACAGTCTGCTGGCCAACCTGCACGAGTTGCTGGCGTGCCTGGCGCGCAACGAATTGAATCCGCAGGTGCTGGATGCTGTCTGCGACGCCCTGGACCAGGACGGTGATGCCTTGCGCAACGCCGTTGATGCCTTCGAATTCCAGCAGGCCCATGCGCTGCTGGCGCAGGTGATTGCCACTCGCACAGACACAGAGGGGAGCCGGGAACCGGTATGA
- a CDS encoding HD-GYP domain-containing protein, producing MNAHVDSRRLLLLVDDEPANLQVLFHTLKEQYRLLIAKDGAKALELARGEQPDLILLDVMMPEMDGYEVCQRIKDDPLTSTIPVIFVTALAQAANEEFGLELGAVDYISKPFNPSIVKARVRTHLSLVQADMLRQTRLQIVQRLCAAAEFKDNETSQHIIRVSQFARTLALAVGYSEAAAEDLLHAAPMHDVGKIGIPDAILCKPGKLTPDEWDIMRQHTQIGARIIGEHASGLLQQAAVIALNHHEKWDGSGYPNGLVGEEIPHVARIVSIVDVFDALTSSRPYKRAWPVEEALAFIREQSGTHFDPELVEAFFGCLPAIQHIRECWADPDS from the coding sequence ATGAATGCACATGTTGATTCCCGGCGGCTGTTGCTGCTGGTGGACGATGAACCGGCCAACCTGCAGGTGTTGTTCCACACCCTGAAGGAGCAGTATCGGCTGTTGATCGCCAAGGACGGTGCCAAGGCGCTGGAGCTGGCGCGCGGCGAGCAGCCCGACCTGATCCTGCTCGACGTGATGATGCCCGAGATGGACGGCTACGAGGTGTGCCAGCGCATCAAGGACGACCCGCTGACCTCGACCATTCCCGTCATCTTCGTCACCGCGCTGGCCCAGGCCGCCAATGAAGAGTTTGGCCTGGAGCTGGGCGCGGTGGACTACATCAGCAAGCCGTTCAACCCCAGCATCGTCAAGGCGCGCGTGCGCACCCACCTGTCATTGGTACAGGCCGACATGCTGCGCCAGACGCGCCTGCAGATCGTCCAGCGCCTGTGTGCCGCCGCCGAGTTCAAGGACAACGAGACCAGCCAGCACATCATCCGCGTCAGCCAGTTCGCCAGGACCCTGGCCCTGGCCGTCGGCTACAGCGAGGCGGCCGCGGAAGACCTTTTGCACGCTGCACCGATGCATGACGTCGGCAAGATCGGTATTCCCGATGCGATCCTGTGCAAGCCGGGCAAGCTGACGCCGGATGAGTGGGACATCATGCGCCAGCACACGCAGATCGGTGCGCGCATCATCGGCGAGCACGCTTCCGGCCTGTTGCAGCAGGCGGCGGTCATCGCCTTGAACCATCACGAGAAGTGGGACGGCAGCGGTTATCCGAACGGGCTGGTTGGGGAGGAGATTCCCCATGTGGCGCGTATCGTGTCCATCGTCGATGTCTTCGATGCGCTGACCAGCAGCCGTCCGTACAAGCGCGCATGGCCGGTGGAGGAAGCCCTGGCGTTTATCCGCGAGCAGAGCGGAACGCACTTCGATCCTGAATTGGTCGAGGCTTTCTTTGGCTGCCTGCCGGCGATTCAGCATATCCGCGAGTGCTGGGCCGACCCCGACAGTTGA
- a CDS encoding LysR family transcriptional regulator — protein sequence MKRLPDLEAWAIFAKVAESGSFARAAAECGLSQSTVSKAVTRLEDRMKSTLFHRTSRRISLTESGHAALERALRILAEGEAVEAEVTEQSRSLRGTIRIAAPMSFGIAHLAPLLPDFMERHPDVQLDIHLSDELVDLVAQGFDMALRISALADSSLLARRLCGVRILLVGAPAYFERHGRPTHPRDLAHHQALHYSYARNGNVWRFRHARHGEFAQSMPSPLRANNAEALAPALLGGMGLALQPEFLAWKSLQSGALETVMDDWQVEPIALHVVTPPGRGRPARVQALIEYLVEHFASAPWAQPVRTPA from the coding sequence ATGAAACGACTTCCCGATCTCGAAGCCTGGGCCATTTTCGCCAAGGTCGCTGAAAGTGGCTCCTTCGCCCGCGCCGCCGCCGAGTGCGGCCTGTCGCAAAGCACCGTTTCCAAGGCCGTGACACGCCTGGAAGATCGCATGAAAAGTACGCTGTTCCACCGTACCTCGCGGCGCATCTCGCTGACCGAGAGCGGCCATGCGGCACTCGAACGCGCACTGCGCATCCTCGCCGAGGGCGAAGCGGTCGAGGCCGAGGTCACCGAGCAGTCCCGCAGCCTGCGAGGGACGATCCGCATCGCCGCGCCCATGTCGTTCGGCATCGCTCACCTCGCCCCGCTGCTGCCGGACTTCATGGAGCGGCATCCCGACGTGCAACTGGATATCCATCTCAGCGACGAACTGGTCGACCTGGTCGCACAGGGTTTCGACATGGCGCTGCGCATCTCTGCCCTGGCCGACTCCAGCCTGCTGGCTCGGCGCCTGTGCGGCGTGCGCATCCTGCTGGTCGGCGCCCCGGCCTACTTCGAGCGCCATGGCCGACCGACCCACCCGCGCGACCTCGCCCACCACCAGGCCCTGCACTACAGCTATGCACGCAATGGCAACGTCTGGCGCTTTCGCCATGCCCGCCACGGCGAATTCGCCCAGAGCATGCCGTCGCCATTGCGCGCGAACAATGCCGAAGCCCTGGCCCCCGCCCTGCTCGGCGGCATGGGGCTGGCGCTGCAACCGGAGTTCCTGGCCTGGAAGAGCTTGCAGTCAGGTGCGCTGGAGACCGTGATGGACGACTGGCAGGTGGAGCCGATCGCCCTACATGTCGTCACCCCGCCAGGGCGCGGACGCCCGGCACGGGTTCAGGCATTGATCGAATATCTGGTCGAACACTTCGCCAGCGCGCCCTGGGCGCAGCCTGTACGCACGCCAGCCTGA
- a CDS encoding pirin family protein — MIERRPFDSLGHANHGWLDARHHFSFSEYHDPARIHWGALRVWNDDAIEPGSGFPPHPHADMEIITYIREGAITHQDSLGNTGRTEAGDVQVMSAGAGIRHSEYNLEPGVTRLFQIWIFPDQRGGQPSWGTKPFPRDERSGQFVALASGMADDTDALPIRSQARVLGATLKAGETVEYALGAGHHAYLVPASGRVEVNGVDLQTRDGAAIKDEEVIRVTAHEDAELVLVDTAR; from the coding sequence ATGATCGAACGTCGCCCCTTCGACAGCCTGGGCCATGCCAACCATGGCTGGCTCGATGCACGGCACCATTTCTCCTTCTCCGAGTACCACGATCCGGCGCGCATCCACTGGGGCGCCCTGCGGGTCTGGAACGACGATGCCATCGAGCCGGGCAGTGGGTTTCCACCGCACCCTCACGCGGACATGGAGATCATCACCTACATCCGCGAAGGCGCCATCACGCACCAGGACAGTCTGGGCAACACCGGGCGCACCGAGGCAGGGGATGTGCAGGTGATGAGCGCGGGGGCGGGCATCCGTCACTCCGAATACAACCTGGAGCCTGGCGTGACGCGTTTGTTCCAGATCTGGATCTTCCCTGACCAGCGCGGCGGCCAGCCGTCCTGGGGCACCAAGCCTTTCCCGCGTGACGAGCGTTCCGGGCAATTCGTGGCATTGGCCAGCGGTATGGCGGATGACACGGATGCACTGCCGATTCGCAGCCAGGCACGGGTGCTGGGGGCGACCTTGAAAGCCGGGGAGACGGTGGAGTACGCACTGGGAGCGGGGCATCACGCCTATCTGGTGCCTGCCAGCGGCCGGGTTGAGGTCAATGGCGTCGACCTGCAGACACGAGACGGCGCCGCCATCAAGGATGAAGAGGTGATCCGGGTGACGGCTCATGAAGATGCCGAGCTGGTACTGGTGGATACCGCCCGCTGA
- the selD gene encoding selenide, water dikinase SelD, producing MDKSESGGCGCKIPSVMLSRILSQTAKANTVIDEKVVLGFESSDDCAVYEMGEKYLLFTTDFFSPIVNDPYIFGQLAASNAVSDIFASGGTPLIANSIMAFDPDTVSSDQVTQMILGAQSVMNRFNVSVVGGHTIRNSQPLYGFSIIGEVEKSRLKKNNTATSGDLLVMTRPIGVGIIASALKSGLIDQKDIIPSTLEKITGDNSIGRVLSEKSWVSSLTDITGFGLVGHISEMIGSGRLDVELDVNSLKFYDGVESLAVSVTSPESGVFGNIKKYAQCVNYLVDLPLAKKFLLHDPQTNGGLLFTVAPEEFEVSRHAWEMLCPDMTVIGKIKDGAGKIKVC from the coding sequence ATGGATAAGTCTGAAAGTGGTGGTTGTGGTTGCAAAATTCCATCAGTAATGTTATCGAGAATTCTCTCCCAAACGGCGAAAGCGAATACTGTTATTGACGAAAAGGTTGTTCTGGGCTTTGAGTCGTCAGATGACTGCGCAGTCTACGAAATGGGTGAAAAATATCTTCTTTTCACGACGGACTTTTTCTCACCGATTGTCAATGATCCGTATATTTTTGGACAGTTGGCTGCCAGTAATGCTGTAAGCGATATCTTCGCCTCGGGCGGAACTCCTCTTATTGCGAACTCAATCATGGCGTTCGATCCTGACACGGTTTCCTCTGATCAAGTAACTCAAATGATTCTGGGGGCACAGTCGGTAATGAATAGGTTTAATGTCAGTGTCGTCGGAGGCCATACGATAAGGAATAGTCAGCCACTATACGGATTCTCGATTATTGGTGAGGTAGAGAAGTCTCGCTTGAAGAAAAACAATACTGCTACCTCAGGCGATCTGCTTGTGATGACCCGCCCAATTGGCGTGGGCATTATTGCCAGCGCCTTAAAGAGTGGCTTGATTGACCAGAAAGATATTATTCCATCCACGCTGGAAAAAATTACCGGGGATAATTCAATTGGTCGTGTTTTGAGTGAAAAGTCTTGGGTTAGCAGTCTGACCGATATCACGGGGTTCGGCCTGGTCGGCCATATCAGCGAAATGATCGGCTCAGGGAGGTTGGATGTTGAATTGGATGTTAATTCATTAAAGTTCTACGATGGCGTGGAGTCGCTCGCAGTCTCTGTCACGTCTCCAGAAAGTGGTGTGTTTGGTAATATAAAAAAGTATGCGCAATGTGTGAATTATTTGGTCGATCTTCCTTTGGCCAAGAAGTTCTTGCTGCACGATCCGCAAACCAATGGCGGGCTTCTGTTTACCGTGGCGCCAGAGGAGTTTGAAGTCAGTCGCCACGCATGGGAGATGCTCTGCCCAGACATGACTGTCATCGGCAAGATCAAAGACGGGGCAGGCAAGATCAAGGTCTGCTGA
- a CDS encoding sulfite exporter TauE/SafE family protein, with product MEAITFHPVMMIVGLMAGFMSGLFGIGGGVIVTPLLVLIYPILSGQKLPIEVVTGLSSVQGFFSSTVSFALHRVRFQPDWRMVRYFAVPMAVANLVASIHAEKFSESFILMIFGLLGLLSLVVTYLFRQPIVLLINNQAVSLPVTGLVLGVLSGLVGQGGGFIYLPVLISLFGLQIKQAISTSALIGVIGASGALFGRVGTAAEFIGYTGELVVGIIMGGYLGAALSHRLNPKSLSAMLNVFILVCSTQLIVQAIF from the coding sequence ATGGAGGCCATTACATTTCACCCCGTGATGATGATTGTTGGGCTGATGGCCGGTTTCATGTCAGGTTTGTTCGGTATCGGTGGAGGTGTCATCGTGACGCCTCTGCTGGTTTTGATTTATCCCATACTGTCAGGCCAGAAGCTCCCGATTGAAGTTGTGACAGGACTTTCTTCTGTGCAGGGGTTCTTCTCATCCACGGTATCGTTTGCCTTACATCGCGTAAGGTTTCAGCCAGACTGGCGTATGGTTAGATATTTCGCTGTCCCGATGGCTGTCGCAAATTTAGTTGCATCAATCCATGCGGAAAAATTCAGTGAGAGCTTCATTCTCATGATTTTCGGTCTGTTGGGATTACTTTCGTTAGTGGTTACCTACTTGTTCCGGCAGCCAATAGTTTTACTGATCAACAACCAGGCAGTCTCTCTGCCTGTGACTGGTTTGGTGCTAGGTGTCTTAAGTGGTCTAGTGGGGCAGGGAGGCGGATTTATCTACCTTCCCGTGCTGATAAGCCTGTTTGGCTTGCAGATCAAGCAGGCTATTTCTACCTCCGCGTTGATTGGCGTGATTGGAGCAAGCGGGGCGTTGTTTGGGCGTGTAGGGACTGCTGCTGAATTTATCGGTTATACCGGGGAGTTGGTTGTTGGGATCATCATGGGTGGTTATCTCGGGGCGGCATTATCACACCGATTGAATCCTAAGAGCCTGAGCGCGATGCTCAATGTATTTATACTTGTCTGCTCGACTCAATTGATCGTGCAAGCAATTTTTTAA
- a CDS encoding cysteine desulfurase family protein → MNISVNAVYADVCGSAPVSSAVSNMLQVLFSTRQCANPNANHALGVRLLERVEKARGNVANILNVESDCIVFNSGSSEGCAQIFYDFFERYKHDQPLVIYSAIEHSCTLQNINRYRRDGLEAISIGHYPDGLLDINHLERTLQTNAGRPTLVCVMAVHNETGVIQPIEAIAARVKAYGCMLFSDMTQAIGKIPVDLTASGVDFAIASGHKFGALPGVGFLYVKQQSSLKPLIAGGGQESGLRGGTQNYPGILSIETALQEKYKKFGKDQASVERNRAEFEHKLAAMLGDVIVIGQSTPRAPCVTFVALPGVNTKKLQWALNAQSIYITGGSACSDRKAKFSNTAIQLGYSERIAGSTVRISIEEEHCEHSYRRIIEGISLSLEMTPRSDNVTATAQTP, encoded by the coding sequence ATGAATATTAGTGTCAATGCTGTTTATGCTGACGTTTGTGGCTCTGCGCCAGTTTCCAGTGCTGTAAGTAATATGCTTCAAGTTCTTTTCTCAACGCGGCAATGTGCCAACCCTAACGCTAATCACGCACTCGGAGTCAGGCTCCTTGAACGAGTTGAGAAGGCCCGTGGTAATGTTGCTAACATTTTGAATGTGGAATCCGATTGCATTGTATTCAACAGCGGGTCAAGCGAGGGCTGTGCTCAGATATTTTACGACTTTTTCGAGCGTTATAAACACGATCAGCCATTGGTCATATATTCTGCAATAGAGCATTCTTGCACGCTTCAAAATATTAATAGGTACCGCCGTGATGGCCTTGAGGCTATTTCCATTGGTCATTATCCGGACGGGCTGCTTGATATCAATCACTTGGAACGAACGCTTCAAACCAATGCTGGCCGCCCCACGCTGGTTTGCGTCATGGCCGTGCATAACGAAACAGGTGTCATCCAACCTATCGAAGCTATAGCCGCTCGGGTAAAAGCCTATGGCTGTATGTTGTTTTCCGACATGACTCAGGCCATTGGAAAAATCCCTGTAGACCTCACTGCATCCGGGGTAGATTTCGCAATCGCGTCTGGTCACAAATTTGGTGCTTTGCCTGGCGTGGGATTTCTCTATGTCAAGCAGCAAAGCAGCCTGAAACCTCTGATTGCTGGCGGCGGGCAGGAATCAGGATTGCGTGGGGGGACTCAAAACTATCCAGGGATTCTCTCTATCGAAACTGCCCTGCAAGAGAAATACAAGAAATTTGGGAAAGACCAGGCTTCCGTTGAGCGAAACAGAGCAGAGTTCGAGCACAAACTCGCGGCAATGCTGGGAGATGTTATTGTTATCGGGCAGAGCACCCCTCGCGCCCCGTGCGTTACTTTTGTCGCGCTGCCGGGTGTCAATACTAAAAAACTCCAGTGGGCCCTGAACGCCCAGTCGATCTATATAACGGGGGGCTCTGCATGTTCCGACAGGAAGGCGAAGTTCTCCAATACCGCCATCCAACTTGGATACTCCGAACGAATTGCTGGCAGCACCGTCAGGATATCCATTGAAGAAGAGCACTGTGAACATTCGTATCGGCGCATCATCGAGGGAATTTCGTTGTCGCTCGAAATGACGCCGAGATCTGACAATGTCACTGCAACGGCTCAAACACCATGA